GAGGTTTTCTGGTGAATTTGCGAGAATTGCATCGGCTGTTGCTTTATCGATCTTCTTTGCATCACTGTATGATGGATAGTGCGAGAAGTCGGTGCTGATGACAAAAAGGTTCTTCGCATTCAAGTATGGCCGCAATGCATCGGCAATATGACGGCAGGTTTCCGGCGATTGCGTTCCAAGAACAATTGGAACGATCTTAAATTCCTTCTTCAATCGATATTGAAGAAAAGGAAGCTGTACTTCCAAACTGTGCTCGCGGGCATGTGCATCCGTTCGATTGGAGAAAATACTGTAGTTCTTGATAAGCTGATCGGCAAGTTCGGTGTTCACTTTCACCGTGCCAAGCGGCGTTATAAAATCGCCCTGCGAGTAAATCGACGCACCTTCAAAAGCGATGTGGTGGCTCGAACCGAGGACGAAGATATTTTCGTATTTTTTCGCCGTATCAATCTGGTTAAACGCCGATGCTGCAATTTCTCCGGAGAAAACATATCCCGCGTGGGGAGAAATAATGGCAATAACATTGTGAATATCTTTTGATGGGACAGCATTGGTAAAGAGCTGCTTCAGTGCTGCAGTGAGTTCTTCCTGCTTGGCTGGGTAGAACGATCCTGCAACAGCGGGCTGTCGGTCGAATTTATTTTCTTGCGATTGGCAATCGGCGCATAAAAACAGGAGGCAAAAAGCAAGGATTGTAATAGTCTTTGTCTTAAGCATAAGGCGAGCCGTACATTGTTCGGTAGAAACTTAACGAGAAGAAGGAAGAGTTGCAAGTTGAGTCTGCTGATCGACAGAAGTTGCCCCGTACATAAGAAATTATGCTGTGATCTATTTCCGCCTCTCTCTTAGTAAGATGAAGATGTCAATTTAGCTAATTGAACGGAGAGCCATAATTCCATCTGTTTCGTTTTTTCACTGTTACCGAACCGACCGCCTTGATTTCCACCACCCCGAGGTCTTCTACCACCAAGACTGCTTTCTTCTCCAGAATTTTCTTCGCCCATTTGTTCACCGCGTTCATGTCCGCCTCCCATGCGCATGCCGCCTTTACTTTGCTCTGCTTTGAAATCACCTGTTTCGAATTCAATTCCAATACGGCGACCCGAAATTGGCTCGATTGCAAACGGATGTTCAGAAGTTTTCGTTAATGGGACACGCAATTCATATACTAATGTCTCTCGTGTGCGGCCGAGTTTTACACGAATACCCGGTGCTTCCAGCGGTGAGAACCGTTGAATATCTTCCTTCCGTGGACCAATAATTTCCAATTCAGGAAATGCTTGGTCAAGAAACGAGGGAAATCTTTCTTCATTGGTGTCCGGAGAAAATCCGGCATGTGCTTCGTGCTGGCTCATCGGATATTTAATGCCAAACGTCTGATTCTTTCCATCTTCCCTATCAAACCAAACCGTCAAGCCCTGTCTCATAATTTGCATTTGCGTGGACCGATTTTGGGTTTTCAGAAAAATGTAGACGTGTTTATCATCGTTACGCACACCATAGACCATGTCGGATTCCTTGTCGTAATATAATCCGCGCTGCCACTCGGAATCACTGCCGTCAAAATTCATCTCGCCCTGCTGCCAATCACTGGTAAGTTTAAGACCGCCGCTGCATCCAGTCAGCAGCATCAACAGCATCGGCATCGTCGATAGTAATAATGATGATAAATATTGGCACATCCGTCGTTTCGATATTAGTATTTCCATCATTCTTCCATTTGTTCGGATAGTTATTATTTATCGATAAATTATATACATTTGACGAAAGAATAATACATTAGTTTCATAAATGAAATAATCCACTCAAAGACGTCAGTATGAAATATTTTTTAGAAGATCTCTTTCTCCCTCATTCATTTCTCATCAATCAAAGGGAATAGAACATACCGGATTTTGACATATTATTCTTCCTTTGTTGAAGAATTTTCATTGCGATGTAAGTAACAAAAACCAAGCAATGAGTGTCATGCGAATTGAGATATCGGAAAAAATTGTTACCTTAGACTAATAAAACGGAGATGAATGAAGCAGACTTAACAATAGTTTTCTTCAGCATACATACATGACCATCAATGAATTACCAACGCCGGCATTACTGCTCGATTATGATATTCTCGATCAGAACCTCAAGCGCATGCAAAACCGTGCAAGTGAAATGAAAGTTGCATTGCGCCCCCACATGAAAACGCACAAATGCATTAAAATTGCCAAACAGCAATTGGCCCTCGGTGCCCAAGGAATCACTGTTTCAACATTTTACGAAGCAGAACAATTTGCCGCAAACGGATTCTCTGACATCACGTGGGCACTCCCGTTTCCTTTTTCGTATACCGAAAAAGCCATCGAACTTTCATCCAAAATTACATTGCGCGTCGTTGTCGACAGTCTCGATGCAATCTCACACCTGGAGCATGTCTTTGCACAGCATAGCGGCAGACTGCATGTCTGGTTGAAAGTCGATTGCGGCGGCCATCGGGTTGGTGTCAATCCGTACTCGCAAACAGCAGAACAACTCGCTCAGGCGCTTGCGGATTCCCGCTCAATGTTCTTCGACGGTATACTTGCGCACGCGGGACATTCGTATCAGGCGAATTCAAAAGATGAAATCATAAAGATTGCTGAAGAAGAGCGGTCGGTGATGGTGCGTTTTGCCGAGCGTTTGCAAAAGAACGGCATCAAGGTTCCATGCATCAGCGTTGGATCAACGCCGACGATGACACTTGCAAAATCGCTGGAAGGTGTAAACGAAATACGACCCGGCAACTATGTTTTCAATGATTATACGCAGGCACAGCTCGGGGTTTGTACGGTCGGCGAGTGTGCACTCTCCGTGCTGGCGAGTGTCATATCGCATCAACCATCTGCGCAATTCTTTGTTACTGATGCCGGAGCGCTTGCGCTGTCAAAGGACCTTGGTGCGACCCATCTTCGAAACGACATGGGGATGGGTGCAATTTTTGAAGATTATGACCGCAAGCGATTATTTGCACATATCGATTTACAATTACAGACTCTCTCTCAGGAACATGGAAAAATTGTCGCCGAACAGATAGACCACATCAAAGGACGATTCAACGTCGGTGATAAAATCAGAATCCTGGAACACCATGCATGTCTCACTGCAGCAAACTTTGACTACTACTATGTCACCAGGGGTAACGAAGTCGTCGATCGATGGAAAATCTTACGTGGAAGAACCTAATTGCCCAATATCACCTAACATCTAAAATCTAACATTCTCCCAGCATGAAAAACCTTACAGATTCTATTGTTTTCATCACCGGCGCCAGCAGCGGCATCGGACGTTCCTGTGCGCGTGCATTTGCCGAAGCCGGTGCAAAACTTATTCTCGCCGCCCGCCGAAAAAATCGACTGGAAAAACTTGCGACAGAGTTAAATAAACAATTTAGTACTGAAACATTTATTGATGAATTAGATGTGCGTAACAAACGCGCTGTAACAAAGTTTTATAAAAAACTTCCTGTCGAGTGGCAGAATATAGATATTCTTGTCAACAATGCCGGACTAAGCCGCGGACTGAATAAACTATATGAAGGAAATTTTGAAGACTGGGAGGAAATGATCGACACGAATGTGAAGGGACTGCTCTATGTGAGCCGCACAGTACTCCCAGGAATGGTAGAGCGCAAGAAAGGTACAGTCATTAATATCGGTTCCATTGCTGGTCATGATGTTTATCCCGGCGGAAATGTGTACTGCGCCTCCAAGCATGCCGTTGATGCACTGACAAAAGGGATGCGGATGGATTTAGTTGATACACAAATTCGCGTTTGCACTATTGATCCGGGATTGGTAGAAACAGAATTCAGTGAAGTGCGCTTCCATGGCGACAAGGAACGCGCAAAAAAAACATACCAGAATATGACGCCGCTGACGCCCGACGATATTGCAGACGCGGTGTTGTACGCTGCGACACGCCCACCGCATGTGCAAATTGCCGAGGTGATTATTATGCCGACCGCGCAAGCTTCGACAACGCTTGTGCACCGCACGCAGTAATATTCTTGGAATCTGGATACATAGAATAGCCGCTCAGTTCGCGTAACTGTAACATCCCTGCCTGCGGCAGGCAGGCGATCGGTGATCGGATTTTACAATGTGCCTATTCTACAATTTTATGTTTATAAGCATATTT
Above is a window of Ignavibacteriales bacterium DNA encoding:
- a CDS encoding alanine racemase, with product MTINELPTPALLLDYDILDQNLKRMQNRASEMKVALRPHMKTHKCIKIAKQQLALGAQGITVSTFYEAEQFAANGFSDITWALPFPFSYTEKAIELSSKITLRVVVDSLDAISHLEHVFAQHSGRLHVWLKVDCGGHRVGVNPYSQTAEQLAQALADSRSMFFDGILAHAGHSYQANSKDEIIKIAEEERSVMVRFAERLQKNGIKVPCISVGSTPTMTLAKSLEGVNEIRPGNYVFNDYTQAQLGVCTVGECALSVLASVISHQPSAQFFVTDAGALALSKDLGATHLRNDMGMGAIFEDYDRKRLFAHIDLQLQTLSQEHGKIVAEQIDHIKGRFNVGDKIRILEHHACLTAANFDYYYVTRGNEVVDRWKILRGRT
- a CDS encoding SDR family oxidoreductase, which gives rise to MKNLTDSIVFITGASSGIGRSCARAFAEAGAKLILAARRKNRLEKLATELNKQFSTETFIDELDVRNKRAVTKFYKKLPVEWQNIDILVNNAGLSRGLNKLYEGNFEDWEEMIDTNVKGLLYVSRTVLPGMVERKKGTVINIGSIAGHDVYPGGNVYCASKHAVDALTKGMRMDLVDTQIRVCTIDPGLVETEFSEVRFHGDKERAKKTYQNMTPLTPDDIADAVLYAATRPPHVQIAEVIIMPTAQASTTLVHRTQ